The window AATTTTCATCATGGACATGCGTTAACAACAGCCTTGCACCAGAATTAGATTACCAAAATAAGAATATCGATTCATTTATGAGAATAAAATTCGATCTTATAAAAGCCTATAAGGGCCCACGGAAATGAAATCCCTTCTTATCATTAAAGGATAACAATAATAAATTCTAAAACAATTTAGAAAACAGAATCTAAACaacaaaatttgatgattttaaTCTGAGAAAGTAAAATGTTCTTGAAGTCCAACTTTTGAAGTACCAAATGTTGTCATCCACCCTACCCGCACCCGCACATGCAAGGAAACTGCAGCACCGGAACCCCCTGTCCGCCCCCCTGTCCTAATCCACCACTGGTGTTTCTCCTGTGAACATCTGAACCAGACCATGGACTTGAACTTGACTCATGAGGAGGTGGGGCAATTTGGCCATTCACAAACAATGTATTCGGTTCCCGATCAGGCTGAGCCATGGCAAGTTCATCAGGACCACAAAATACTGAGCTATGGCTGCTTCTATGATGTTCATTAGCAGCTGCCCTTCTCTCCACCGCAAGAAAATGGCCGAGTGATGGGGTGTTTCTTGCTACAGCCTCAGCATCCGTAGTATCCGTTGGACACAGAGAGAAACACCATGTTTTCGACCTATAGCTCTTGTGGCCTCCATTGATGGCTTCTGGATTTGAGGTTCCCCTGGTAGATCTTCTTGAGAGATTCACTATTCTTGCTACGCCAATTAGGCTTCCAAGCGTAGTGCTTCTGTCGTGGAAGAATGACCCTGTTGACTGCAGAAACCGCAGCATTACTAGCAAACCAGTTGCGAAAGTTGAGCACAATTTAAGTACTCCCCGTCTGGGACGTTGTAATTACATCACAGGAGCTATCTAAGGTCCTCGATTCTCCAAGAGGAGAAGTATATAAAGCAAATTCAAGATACGTGGAATCAAAGGCTTGAGTAGTTATTAGTAGAACTTCTACTTTGGTGTTAGAATTTCACAGGACATCTATGTACTAAGTTAATTGTGTCTTAtcttgggaggaaaaatgaaactcTTAACAGCAGATTAGCGTAGGGATTATAAGCTAATGATCATTCTTCCTCTCGAGACAAATGCTTCAATGCAACTCTCTCACTTTAATCCTTTCTCTTGCTCGCCCAACGTTTAGACTTGGAAACAGGGAAATATTGGAATTGCTCAAGCTTTTCAACACACTTTCAAGAGTGGTGTTCTTTGCATTTTAACACAACACTCTATTAGACAATCTGGGAATTATGCCAAATAGGACTCTAATTTCTTTCAAATCCAGTCCTAAACGTGGATTATTACATTGTAGTGGTGAACTGGGTAAAGATGAATTGTTAACTGCACTTTAAATTAAAGGTTCTCAACCCTCGGCCCTCACTTGTTTCGCATCTAGACCACCTTAAAGCGAAGCGTATTATCTTAATTACGGCCTTGAAGCCCTGGTAACAACAACCATAAATGATCATAACTCTGCAATCCTATCAACTTCAAATGCGTGAGACTTTTGCTGATGACCACATCAAGAAGACAGCAATGTTGTGAATTAGTGTGTGACCTAAATGCTGAGTCATAATAGCATCACAAGAATTTGATGCAAGAACATGTTACTGGTGTCAGCAACTTAAATGCTCCAGTACGAATTTAAAAGGCTAAGGACAATATGTGTAAGGAGAAGCTAGTATAACTGCACTCAGGTTCTCAGTTGGACAAAGCTTGAAAGGATAGGCAGGCTAACTGGAAGGTGGTAAAATTTCAATGTAACATAGTAATATCTTTGAACAGTAATCAGAGTAAACCTATGTAATTATTGCTCTGGAGCAGCCATAACAGGATATTTGACCAACATGTTGCTACTTTCAATTGAAAAGTCAGCTGTTAATTATGTATAATCATGAAGAAAGTAGAGACAATATGGCAACCCAGGGTGAGTAGTAGAAAACAATTTTGGTAGCTATTCAAGTGCcatgggggggggggggggggggggggggggaagagagGCAGAGCAACATGCAGAATTCAGGCGGACAGCAATAACctgaaaagaacaagaaaagagaagaacatT is drawn from Coffea arabica cultivar ET-39 chromosome 1c, Coffea Arabica ET-39 HiFi, whole genome shotgun sequence and contains these coding sequences:
- the LOC113729016 gene encoding uncharacterized protein At3g17950-like yields the protein MAQQEEGWPLGLQPLNVRVGLARSRNFSGSTSFNTILSGSPSSSTNSSSDLDTESTGSFFHDRSTTLGSLIGVARIVNLSRRSTRGTSNPEAINGGHKSYRSKTWCFSLCPTDTTDAEAVARNTPSLGHFLAVERRAAANEHHRSSHSSVFCGPDELAMAQPDREPNTLFVNGQIAPPPHESSSSPWSGSDVHRRNTSGGLGQGGGQGVPVLQFPCMCGCG